In one window of Prionailurus bengalensis isolate Pbe53 chromosome B3, Fcat_Pben_1.1_paternal_pri, whole genome shotgun sequence DNA:
- the DLST gene encoding dihydrolipoyllysine-residue succinyltransferase component of 2-oxoglutarate dehydrogenase complex, mitochondrial, giving the protein MLSRSRCVSRAFSRSLSAFQKGNCPLGRRSLPGVSLCQGPGYPDSRKIVINNSSVFSVRFFRTTAVCKDDVITVKTPAFAESVTEGDVRWEKAVGDTVAEDEVVCEIETDKTSVQVPSPANGVIEALLVPDGGKVEGGTPLFTLRKTGAAPAKAKPPEAPAAAAPKAEPTASAVPPPPAASIPTQMPPVPSPSQPLASKPVSAVKPTAAPPVAEPGAGKGLRSEHREKMNRMRQRIAQRLKEAQNTCAMLTTFNEIDMSNIQEMRARHKDAFLKKHNLKLGFMSAFVKASAFALQEQPVVNAVIDDAAKEVVYRDYIDISVAVATPRGLVVPVIRNVEAMNYADIERAISELGEKARKNELAIEDMDGGTFTISNGGVFGSLFGTPIINPPQSAILGMHGIFDRPVAVGGKVEVRPMMYVALTYDHRLIDGREAVTFLRKIKAAVEDPRVLLLDL; this is encoded by the exons ATGCTGTCCCGGTCACGCTGCGTGTCTCGGGCGTTCAGCCGCTCGTTGTCTGCTTTTCAGAAG GGGAACTGCCCTCTAGGGAGACGTTCCCTGCCTG GGGTCTCCTTATGTCAGGGACCAGGTTACCCTGACAGCAGGAAGATTGT TATTAACAACAGTAGTGTCTTCAGTGTTCGCTTCTTCAGAACTACAGCTGTGTGCA AGGATGATGTGATTACAGTCAAAACCCCAGCGTTTGCAGAATCTGTCACAGAGGGAGATGTTAGGTGGGAGAAAG CTGTTGGAGACACTGTTGCAGAAGATGaagtggtttgtgagattgaaacTGACAAG ACATCTGTGCAGGTCCCATCACCAGCAAATGGCGTGATTGAAGCGCTTTTGGTACCTGATGGGGGAAAAGTAGAAGGAGGCACTCCTCTTTTCACGCTCAGGAAAACTGGCG ctgcTCCTGCTAAGGCCAAGCCACCAGAAGCTCCTGCTGCTGCAGCCCCAAAAGCAGAGCCTACAGCATCGGCagttcctcctccccctgcagcaTCCATACCCACTCAGATGCCACCAGTGCCCTCACCCTCACAACCTCTCGCTAGCAAACCGG tgtCTGCAGTAAAACCCACTGCTGCCCCTCCCGTAGCTGAGCCAGGAGCTGGCAAAGGTCTGCGTTCAGAACATCGG GAGAAAATGAATAGGATGCGGCAGCGCATTGCTCAGCGTCTGAAGGAGGCCCAGAATACGTGTGCGATGCTGACTACGTTCAATGAGATCGACATGAG TAACATCCAGGAGATGAGGGCTCGGCACAAAGATGCTTTTCTGAAGAAACATAACCTCAAACTAGGCTTCATGTCGGCATTTGTGAAGGCCTCAGCCTTTGCCTTGCAGGAGCAGCCTGTTGTAAATGCAG TGATTGACGACGCAGCCAAAGAGGTGGTGTATAGGGATTATATTGACATCAGTGTTGCGGTAGCCACCCCACGG GGTCTGGTGGTTCCCGTCATCAGGAACGTGGAAGCTATGAATTATGCAGATATTGAGCGAGCCATCAGTGAACTGGGAGAGAAG GCTCGAAAGAATGAACTTGCTATTGAAGATATGGATGGTGGTACTTTCACCATTAGCAACGGAGGTGTTTTCGGCTCGCTCTTCGGAACACCCATCATCAACCCCCCTCAGTCGGCCATCCTGGGCATGCATGGCATCTTTGATAGGCCAGTGGCTGTGGGAGGCAAG GTGGAGGTGCGGCCCATGATGTATGTGGCACTGACCTATGATCATCGGCTGATCGATGGCAGAGAGGCGGTAACTTTTCTCCGCAAAATCAAGGCAGCGGTAGAAGATCCCAGAGTCCTCCTCCTGGACCTTTAG